The Hypomesus transpacificus isolate Combined female chromosome 6, fHypTra1, whole genome shotgun sequence genomic interval TGGACGTTCTGGTGCTGGCTGCCAACTACATCAGCCACCTGACGGAGACCCTGGACCAGGGCGCAGTGCCAGGGGAGCACACAGCGCCCCCCAGGCCTGGAGGGTTCCTGCACCCTgtcaaggtgagggggggggctgtttgggTTGAGTTGGATGGGGGTTGAAGTTAGGATTAGGGTGGGGTTGAGGGGAGGACAGACGGGGGATTCGATCCTCCTGACCCAGCTAACCCAGCCTGTCTCCTGCAGAAGTGGCCCATGcgctccctgctgtactgtggcAGTGTGGGGGAGATACTGACAGGCGCGTCGACCAATCAGTCGTCAGtctcaggggagggggagacacacCCACTGACCCCTACGTCAAAGGTCATGACAGAATGATCCGGAGCTCTACATGAAACTTCTAGAGACTTCTGAGGGCTTGAGATGGTTGTGGGTAGTTATGTGCGGTGGGTCATTGGGATACATTAAACCTCCACCAGGATGACAGGATTCTCAACTGCACTCATCACAAGGAGCTGAGCAGGGCCTGTCTAACAttagacatttagcagacgctcttatccagagcgacttacagtaggtacagggacaaaCATTACCTTCTACGCGTTAGAAATGTACTCTGAACGTCAATGTTACAAAAATGCTTGTGCCAAAGAAACAAACACTTTTTGAAGTCATTAAGTCTGATATAAATTAGACCATGCAGATAGAAATCTAATATTGTCATACTCACCTAGGAGATCTGCAGAATTAGGTTGTTTTCACATGTTATGACTTTCATTACAATGTTAAACAatcatgtgtttatgtttgagATGGATATTAAAGTGTATGGTTATCCCTTTGCTGTGGGCCTTGTTTTGGAATGGCGGTGGTGTGGGTGACTGGTaaaggagggggaaaggggagagaggagagaggagggggagagaggaggggaatggGGAGAGGGGCAGAACGGCCAGACTGATAACCTTAAAGGGAGGATTGTTGAAGGAACACTTGGCAGACAAGCTTTCAGCTGTGGAACCGTGACCAAGGATATTAGCACTGTAATAACTGCTTAGATGAAGGAAGACGAAGTGCAATAGACATCAAACCAGCGGATGTTTGCATTAATCACCTCCCTGAAGAGAGTTAAAGGCACGTAATGGCACTTTTAAAAACTTGAGCAATATTGAGACTGAATTTTAAGAATCTCTGTCATCTCCAAAAAGTGCACTTTAACATGGTGCAACCCTGCTGGGAATCcacaacccagacaagcagcACACATCTTTCAAACTGCGGCGTTGCTGAGAGTTGAACACGTGATTTCTAACAAACGAACAAGACTCAAAgcatctcctccatccctctcctcctctcaactcatccctctcttctcctctcccccctcctcctcctctccaccccccctcctcctcctctcccctctcctcctccagcctgggcTCAGGTCCATCAGAGCTGATCTGGTGTTCAAGGCTACTTCTATAAATCTGCTTTGGGGGcgaccccccctcctcatccctccgcccccccccccccccggcccccttcTGATCTGAATGAGTCATTGGGTCCTCCGCCAGCGTCCAGGCAGTAGGGCAGGGGTTGCAGTGGGAGAACAGGGCAGGCTGTTTAGGGGTGTACGGACGTGAGAACCAGCTCCAATGGTCACATCAGCAACAATCCTCTTCTGAACAACATCAACTGTCACGTCCCATTCCGCACTCTCAGCGGTTCCTTTATGAATGGGTAAGATCCAGTCACCATCACAACATTCAAACTCAAATGTGGGTTCTATGGATGAAAGTCTCGCCCCTACAAAAAAACGTACTGGTTTTAAAATAAGTTGCAGTAAATTTTATGTGTATCagcaaaatgtgtgtttgtgccagcAAACCCTGTACTGCCTCCCTTCATGTTGGGAGATAATCAACATAGTTTCAGTATCTACAGCTCATTAGAGACAGAACACTGCTGGACACTGCTGGATTTATGAAGCTCAGTGGCCACACTCCCCTGCACGAGCAGGTCGTCTGGAAacaagggggggagagaggaaggagagggcaagagaaggaagggtgaggagatgggggaagggagagaggaaggagagggcaagagaaggaagggtgaggagatgggggaagggagagaggaaggagagggcaagagaaggaagggtgaggagatgggggaagggagagaggaaggagagggcaagagaaggaagggtgaggagatgggggaagggagagaggaaggagagggcaagagaaggaagggtgaggagatgggggaagggag includes:
- the LOC124468957 gene encoding transcription factor 23-like, translating into MEASTSATPPGHTPATRSREAKKWVRSFPSLPPSRPPRPQHSPENAARERSRVRHLRQAFHSLQAALPAVPPDTKLSKLDVLVLAANYISHLTETLDQGAVPGEHTAPPRPGGFLHPVKKWPMRSLLYCGSVGEILTGASTNQSSVSGEGETHPLTPTSKVMTE